The sequence gtctttgaattgacaaaacattacacacagctattgtcaatgtactctcctaacataatctaactttatgctttcgccgtaaagcctttttgaaatcggacaacgtggttagattaaggagatgtttatctttcaaagggtgtaagatagttgtatttttgagaaatttgaattatgacatttaattgttttcaaatttggcactcttgatatttcacctgttgttgatagggtgtaccaggggtgggacgcatgcgtcccacatagccccctAGTACATAGagattaaaggaaaaagcttctaccagtccgtggtgagtaatcccagttctgatgtccagaagttattttcggtcgtaagagacggtagcagcaacattatgtacaaaataagttaaaaaataagttacaaacaacacaaaaaaattaacaaaatagcacaattgattACGGGCATGTAAAACATCAGCCATACTCTTCGGCACCATTTCTGAGATATCTCTTGTTGAAACTGAACAAATTGTGGTACAGCAGGCTGCTCCAAAGCAAGAGAGCTATTAACTAGTGTTGAGCTGTGATGACAAGCCTTTTGTCTTCTGTATTTAAATTAGTCACTAACCAGGAGTGACATGACCTCCATTCCCCTGCTGGGAGGGATTCTAGACCCTCGTTTATGTAGCTCTATTTTAGAACAAGTTATTTCCTTCTTGAATGATTTTCATGACAAATCTACTAAAAAACCCTTGCTGGTCTCAACACAATATCCTCCTTGGCCAGATAACAATTTTCCTTAATAATTCCATTACTTAAATGAACTTCAAAATCGTCTCATGTCCTAGCTGTAGGCTACTTGTTTTAATGGCTCTAACATGCTCTAAGGTTCCAGCTTGTAGAGATGATCTAAAATATGTTTCCCAGCATTCTAAAATGAGTTGAAGAAAATGTGAATAAAAGTTATAAGGTGAAACATCGGAAACCAAACTTCTTAGGAGAGATTAATTTATTGAAAATCCTTTGAAATCAACATCGGAAGACACACTCAATCAGGCGGGGGCACACACTCAATGAAAGTCGAAACTTGAGAGAGTTTTACAAGATCAAGTCAGAAAATTACTTTGTTAGCAAAGGCATAATGGAGATTATGAGCCCCGGCTCTCATATCTGAAACTGTGCTGAGTGGAGGCTACAACTGCCTCGAAAACATCTCAGACATTACACTGGAGCGGAGACTGGCTGATTTCTCACTGTCACCCCTGAGGACACTGTTGATCCAAGGCATGTAGGCAGAGAGCTTCATGTAGACAGCGTATTTCCTCACGGCACAGGCCTTATCGAAGGACAGGATCCCTGCAGCATACACTCTGCCGTCTTTGGGGTCCTGGACTGCCAGGGCACCGCCTGCATCCCCAAAGCACACATTCTCCTGGTACTTGCTGGCTCCAGTACAGAACATGTTGTCGTCTATGGTTGGAGTGCTGCCACCACGGTTGTACTCTGCCTTACAGAAGCTATGCGATGCCACAGGCAATACCAGGTGTTTCAGTGACTCAGCGGGGGTGAAGTGGACCCCCCAACCCCAGCCTGTGATGATGCCTTTCTCCTGGGCTGCCTCAGCCAGGTCCTCACCCCTCTCAGGCAGAGGGATGGGCATCACAGCCTCGCTCAAGGTGAATGGCTCCTTCAGCTGAATCAGAGCCAGGTCGTTGTCCCAGTCTGACACGCTCTGGAAGCCTGGGTGCAGAACCACCTAGAAGGGGAAGGGAATAATTCATAGGACCTTTTTTTGACGATCTACTGTATTTGTGCTCTAACTACCTATAAGACTGAAAATGATGATGTAGGTGAGAGAGCCCAGTGCAGTTCTGCTTGCTGTAAATACTGAATTGTCTGTATATTGTTTGAAAGAGATGGTAATGGGTATACTAGCTCACCTTTTCTACAGCAACTTCTTTGGAGTCATTGGCTTGGGAGTATCGCGTGATGCCTAGGTACACCTTGGGGATGATTGGTTCTTTCCCCTGGGTGTCCTGCCTACTCTTCCTGACAAACAAGTTCCTGCCAGCGGTCAGGACCCAGCGGTCAGAGATTAGAGCTCCCCCAGCGAAGCCCCCGTTCATGACGTTTTTACTCAGATAGACCATGGCCTGCCAGGGGACATGAGGGGCCAGGGTGCCCCCAACCATACGCCTGAAGCGCAGGTCTGGGCaagaaacacaacaacattatTTCTATACAATCTCTATATGGTTAAAACATCCCCAACTCAGCACCACCTAGCACTTACTGCTGTGCAACTCAAACACAACCATAAAAGATTATTGCAGAAAAATGAAATGTGCCTCAATACAATTCCAGCCTTGGttttagtttgagtttgagtttgcTAAAATCAACACTATTCACTTGAATACACATAGCATTTGGTAGTAGCTTTCTGGAACCTTTTAGCTTTGACCTGACAAAAGTTCAGTAAATTCATTAATCATCTACTATTATCTAAAAAAATAAGTGTTGTCATGACTTGAGCCAGACAAGGCTAGCTTTCACAGAATTACCTTGGAGGTCACAATACGCAGAAACCTAGATGAGGATGGAATTAGTGTCATTTCTCTTCTCAAACATTTTCCTGAAACGTTTGATGAGAGGTGGATTTTGAGGAATTTTACTTTTCAAGGCTTTCATGCTCTGTAGATTTTCCTAATGACATATTTTACCATCCAGCTTGGAGGAAGCTGAGACTGAggatctctccttcctttcctccctgcTTGCCTTCTCTTTGATCCCTGTCATCTCATGTGTGTCGCTGCTGAATCGATTTTTAAGATAATCGGGATAATAGCTGTGAGCCGTgagacttaacctgttgggtctagggggcagcatttgcacgtctggataaaaaaaatgtacccgatttaatctggttactaatcctacccagtaactagaatatgcatatacttattatatatggatagaaaacactctaaagtttccaaaactgtttgaatggtgtctgtgagtataacagaactcatttggcaggcaaaaccctgagacattttctgacaggaagtggatacctgatgtgttgtattgactttaaacctatcccattgaaaaacacaggggtttaggaatattttggcacttcctattgcttccactagatgtcaccagcctttacaaagtgttttgagtcttctggagggagatctgaccgaacaagagccatggaacggtgatgtcccattagacacctgcgcgctacttcatgttgggtaccctcgttccaatacgttataaaaggctatgcattcgtccaccttgaatattattcatgttctggttaaaaaaggccctaatgatttatgctatacaacgtttgacatgtttgaacgaacggaaatatattttttcccctcgttcatgacgagaagtccggctggcttacatcatgtgctaacgagacggagatttttggacataaatgatgagcttttttgaacaaaactacattcgttatggacctgtgatacctggaagtgacatctgatgaagagaatcaaaggtaatggattatttacatagtattttcgattttagatctccccaacatgacgtctagtctgtatcgcaacgcgtatttttctgggcacagtgctcagattattgcaaagtgtgatttcccagtaaggttatttttaaatctggcaagttgattgcgttcaaaagatgtaaatctataattctttaaatgacaatataatattttaccaatgttttctaattttaattatttaatttgtgacgctgacttgactgccggttattggagggaaacgatttcctcaacatcaatgccatagtaaaacgctgtttttgtatataaatatgaacttgatagaactaaaaatgcatgcattgtctaacataatgtcctaggagtgtcatctgatggagattgtaaaaggttagtgtatcattttagctggttttatggttttggtgaccctgtctttgacttgacaaaacattacacacaactcttgtaaatgtactgtcctaacatactctaaatttatgctttcgccgtaaaacctttttgaaatcgtaaaacgtggttagattaaggagatgtttatctttcaaatggtgtaacatagttgtatttttgaaaaatttgaattttgacatttatttggattcaaatttgccgctcttgaaatgcacctgctgttgatggagtgcaccacaggtggcacgctagcgtcccacctagccccaagaggttaacaaggTTCTCACTTGAAAGTGATGGTGACATCCTCATTTTGGCCACAGCTACTGTATTCTCCAACAGGCTGAATAGGAACAGCTTGTGTCTGCTCAGCTCAGAGTTGCGTAAGGGGATCCATAGTGAAGATTGGCTTCAGAACATCCGATGAGAGTGACAGTGTAATTGAAATGTGAGTGATATCCTTACACGAACCAGTCACAATGGGCCAGCAAATATAATATGTTTCGGAAATAGACAAATTGCACGTGTGAAAACACACGTGTAATGTGTAAGTCCAATATTTTTGGGCGATATTCTGCATCAATGGTGTCACTAACACCCACCTTAACATAGACATGGGACAAGAAAGGTTGTCAATGATCTTTAAAATGTACATGTTTTTGTTTGAAAACGTTTCATCCCTCTCACTTTGTTGACATTTCAATCTAAATCAGAAAAAGTAAGCCCGTATTGGCATAAGGCAGGGAGTTGGTTATGTGTCAGTTAGACAGATAGCTACCTGAATTGTCTGACATCTCATCAATTGATTtggttttgattttgattttgattttgattttgtcCTGTTCCAGAC is a genomic window of Salmo salar unplaced genomic scaffold, Ssal_v3.1, whole genome shotgun sequence containing:
- the LOC106591742 gene encoding haptoglobin; its protein translation is MWSSLVVLLAASCVCLEQDKIKIKIKIKTKSIDEMSDNSDLRFRRMVGGTLAPHVPWQAMVYLSKNVMNGGFAGGALISDRWVLTAGRNLFVRKSRQDTQGKEPIIPKVYLGITRYSQANDSKEVAVEKVVLHPGFQSVSDWDNDLALIQLKEPFTLSEAVMPIPLPERGEDLAEAAQEKGIITGWGWGVHFTPAESLKHLVLPVASHSFCKAEYNRGGSTPTIDDNMFCTGASKYQENVCFGDAGGALAVQDPKDGRVYAAGILSFDKACAVRKYAVYMKLSAYMPWINSVLRGDSEKSASLRSSVMSEMFSRQL